Proteins encoded by one window of Marixanthomonas sp. SCSIO 43207:
- a CDS encoding YceI family protein produces MKDIVIVILFFSTFAMGQNKFITRTGTINFEASVPSFEEVAATNKSATVIVNTENGELAALVLVKAFRFKNALMEEHFNESYAESDKFPKATFRGKLLDFSFEKLSNETDYLISGKLEFHNVTKCIENIPVRLIYKSNKINLSGTITVQSADFNIIIPSILQKKVSDKIEISFSFVLLKQ; encoded by the coding sequence ATGAAAGATATAGTCATTGTCATTTTATTTTTCAGCACCTTCGCAATGGGGCAAAATAAATTTATAACTAGAACCGGAACGATAAATTTTGAGGCCTCTGTACCCTCTTTTGAAGAAGTAGCAGCAACAAACAAATCAGCAACTGTAATCGTTAATACTGAGAATGGTGAGCTAGCGGCTCTTGTGTTGGTTAAAGCATTTCGATTTAAAAATGCTTTAATGGAGGAGCACTTCAATGAGAGTTATGCTGAGTCTGACAAGTTTCCGAAAGCAACTTTTAGAGGAAAATTACTTGATTTTTCTTTTGAAAAACTTAGTAATGAAACTGATTATCTCATTTCAGGTAAACTTGAATTCCATAATGTGACTAAATGCATTGAAAATATTCCTGTGAGATTAATTTATAAATCAAATAAAATTAATTTATCTGGAACTATCACTGTTCAATCTGCCGATTTTAATATCATAATACCAAGTATTTTACAAAAAAAAGTTTCCGATAAAATTGAGATAAGCTTCAGTTTTGTACTTCTCAAGCAATAA
- a CDS encoding RNA polymerase sigma factor, with the protein MATENPNKKKDDTQNSLIPDIVVVKRVLEGQTDMFEILMRRHNELLYRTIRSYINIEADVEDTLQDTYVKAFQKLYQFKNEALFSTWLIRIGINEALQRKRKSKKHETVDITTENGTLQIADLSFMNPENKSIYKDSKSFIEKAVDALPHKYKIVYMLKEVEGMEISEISQGLDLTKSNVKVRLHRARNMMKDYILHATDTRDIFEFGNSKCDRVVENVMYRIRDLKVNK; encoded by the coding sequence ATGGCTACAGAAAATCCTAACAAGAAAAAAGATGATACTCAAAACAGTTTAATACCAGATATTGTAGTAGTAAAAAGAGTTTTAGAAGGCCAAACAGATATGTTTGAGATATTAATGAGACGTCACAATGAGCTTTTATATAGAACTATACGAAGTTATATTAATATTGAGGCAGATGTAGAAGATACTCTACAGGATACTTACGTAAAAGCATTTCAAAAGTTATATCAATTTAAAAATGAAGCTTTATTTTCGACCTGGTTAATAAGAATAGGGATTAATGAAGCTTTACAACGAAAACGAAAATCCAAAAAACATGAAACAGTGGATATCACCACGGAAAATGGCACATTACAAATTGCTGACTTGTCTTTTATGAACCCAGAGAACAAATCGATTTATAAAGACTCTAAATCCTTTATTGAAAAAGCTGTTGATGCACTACCTCATAAATACAAGATAGTATATATGCTTAAGGAAGTTGAAGGAATGGAAATTTCGGAAATTTCTCAAGGTTTAGATCTTACAAAAAGTAATGTAAAAGTAAGGCTTCATAGAGCGAGAAATATGATGAAAGATTATATTCTGCACGCTACGGATACTCGGGATATTTTTGAATTTGGAAATTCTAAATGCGATAGGGTTGTAGAAAATGTAATGTACCGAATACGAGACTTAAAAGTTAATAAATAA
- a CDS encoding OB-fold putative lipoprotein, producing the protein MKKYLILTIIVLITVFGYNFLYRGQKNHQNEKARYSLSAQQIYSEFTTNPAFAEQKYYNNIIEISGLVSEINRTEITIENKVFCQFMDEIVQKEVLRNSKIIIKGRFIGYDDLLEQVKLDQCIIN; encoded by the coding sequence ATGAAAAAATATTTGATTCTAACGATAATAGTTCTAATAACTGTTTTTGGATATAATTTTTTGTACAGAGGCCAAAAAAACCATCAAAATGAAAAGGCAAGATATTCATTATCAGCGCAACAAATTTATTCGGAATTCACTACAAATCCGGCTTTTGCCGAACAAAAGTATTATAATAATATAATAGAAATTTCTGGACTTGTTTCAGAAATCAATAGAACTGAAATCACAATAGAAAATAAAGTATTCTGTCAGTTTATGGATGAGATTGTCCAAAAAGAAGTACTTAGAAATTCAAAAATCATCATCAAAGGGCGATTTATAGGATATGATGATTTACTGGAGCAAGTGAAACTTGATCAATGTATTATTAATTAA
- a CDS encoding c-type cytochrome yields the protein MKKKFVTSTLLIAILACLSFYSCSNDDNEDAGQLAPGEGSLNLPPLNPQLVEQGKEIFRYDTFGDESFWTDVLQMNEVIETAVSPATALSVGLKVDAEALPPAVVEAIQNGQVDLDDPQTTLALLQLNAVVGVQGEVSENPDGTLKLDRMGITCALCHSTVDDSFAPGIGSRLDGWPNKDLDPGLIISLSPALDQQTKEIYASWGPGIYDPRFSIDGINNPVVIPPAYGLYGLPKAIFTGDGDIEHEPAGPVAYWNRYVAVTQMHGHGYFSDPRLNLEVDYREGDDLVTDKLPALQEYQFSLSPPTAPVGSFNVAAAERGKELFSGKAECATCHSGPLFTDVIENGKLHPQSASVAVDKDYVNRSATKQWRVTPLKGIWQHPPYFHDGSAATLADVVERYNNEKNLNLSNSEKADLTEYLKSI from the coding sequence ATGAAAAAAAAATTTGTGACTTCTACGTTGCTGATAGCCATATTAGCTTGTCTTAGTTTTTATAGTTGTAGTAACGATGATAATGAGGATGCTGGTCAATTAGCTCCTGGAGAGGGAAGCTTGAATTTACCTCCTCTTAATCCGCAGTTAGTTGAACAAGGGAAAGAAATATTTAGATACGATACTTTTGGGGATGAATCATTTTGGACGGATGTCTTGCAAATGAATGAGGTTATTGAGACTGCGGTGAGTCCGGCAACTGCTTTGAGTGTTGGTTTAAAAGTCGATGCTGAAGCTTTACCTCCTGCAGTTGTTGAAGCAATTCAAAATGGACAAGTTGATTTAGATGACCCCCAAACGACTTTGGCTCTATTACAGCTCAATGCTGTTGTGGGTGTGCAAGGAGAAGTAAGTGAAAACCCTGATGGTACATTAAAATTAGATAGAATGGGAATTACTTGTGCTCTTTGCCATTCAACAGTTGATGATTCTTTTGCTCCTGGAATAGGAAGTCGGCTAGACGGCTGGCCAAATAAAGACCTTGATCCTGGCTTAATAATCTCATTATCTCCTGCTTTAGATCAACAGACAAAAGAAATTTATGCATCCTGGGGTCCTGGTATATATGACCCAAGATTTAGCATTGATGGTATAAATAACCCTGTAGTCATACCTCCTGCCTATGGTTTATACGGGTTGCCAAAAGCTATTTTCACTGGTGATGGAGATATTGAGCATGAACCTGCCGGACCTGTGGCTTACTGGAATAGGTATGTCGCTGTTACTCAAATGCATGGTCATGGTTATTTTTCTGACCCACGTCTTAATTTGGAAGTAGATTATAGAGAAGGTGATGATCTTGTAACCGATAAACTCCCGGCTTTACAAGAATATCAATTTTCTCTTTCCCCTCCAACTGCTCCAGTAGGCTCTTTTAATGTAGCAGCAGCAGAAAGAGGGAAAGAGCTATTCTCAGGAAAAGCTGAATGTGCGACCTGTCATTCAGGTCCTCTATTTACTGATGTTATTGAAAATGGGAAGCTTCATCCTCAAAGCGCATCAGTTGCTGTGGACAAAGATTATGTGAATAGATCTGCAACAAAACAATGGCGTGTTACCCCCTTAAAAGGCATATGGCAACATCCTCCGTATTTCCATGACGGTTCTGCCGCAACACTAGCAGATGTAGTTGAAAGGTATAATAATGAGAAAAATCTTAATTTAAGTAATTCTGAAAAGGCTGACCTCACAGAATACTTAAAATCTATTTAG
- a CDS encoding plastocyanin/azurin family copper-binding protein, with protein sequence MIKYKQTKIISLSIKKLLLVVGVLGFGITCSAQNKPITHKVEIKRMKFIPANLSVKKGDTVVWINKDFYPHDVTDEKGKTWSSKQFGQNETWSKVITKDEYYFCDLHKTMKGTIRIRK encoded by the coding sequence ATGATAAAGTACAAACAAACTAAGATAATCTCGCTTAGTATAAAAAAACTGCTGCTAGTAGTTGGTGTTTTAGGATTTGGAATAACATGTTCGGCCCAAAACAAACCAATAACGCATAAAGTTGAAATCAAAAGAATGAAGTTTATCCCAGCTAATTTAAGTGTCAAAAAAGGAGATACAGTGGTTTGGATAAATAAAGATTTTTATCCTCACGATGTAACAGATGAAAAAGGCAAAACTTGGAGTTCGAAACAATTTGGTCAAAATGAAACTTGGAGTAAAGTCATCACCAAAGATGAATATTATTTCTGCGACCTCCATAAAACGATGAAAGGAACAATAAGAATCAGAAAATAG
- a CDS encoding DUF4142 domain-containing protein, giving the protein MKSLTTMLVLGLIFTASYGQQKNELSDPEVASVAVVANQIDISYAEIAMDRSKNKEILEFANRMTTDHNAVIQQAVNLVTKLSVTPKDNAVSQSLLNNAEKTKKKLLQAKKDKFDKLYIENEVEYHKAVIAAIKNLLIPESDNQELKELLKAVLPALEAHQKHAEMVQKQL; this is encoded by the coding sequence ATGAAATCATTAACAACCATGTTGGTCTTAGGATTAATTTTTACAGCTTCTTATGGTCAACAAAAGAATGAGCTATCAGACCCAGAGGTAGCTTCGGTGGCCGTTGTCGCCAATCAAATTGATATTAGCTACGCTGAAATAGCTATGGACAGATCAAAGAATAAAGAAATTCTTGAGTTTGCAAATCGAATGACGACAGACCATAACGCTGTTATTCAACAGGCAGTAAATCTCGTAACTAAGCTTAGTGTAACACCTAAAGACAATGCAGTGAGTCAGTCACTTCTTAATAATGCAGAAAAAACTAAAAAGAAACTTCTTCAAGCAAAAAAAGACAAATTTGATAAGTTATATATTGAAAATGAAGTAGAATATCATAAGGCTGTAATTGCTGCAATAAAAAACTTGCTTATCCCCGAATCCGATAATCAAGAATTAAAAGAATTACTTAAAGCTGTCTTACCAGCTTTAGAGGCTCATCAGAAACATGCTGAAATGGTACAAAAACAATTATAA
- a CDS encoding T9SS type A sorting domain-containing protein, with amino-acid sequence MNYVLEGTLGFMVESPTNIEDNGLYLLDIESGDVIKYVVPIPLNAENIFMNSYSVYKQDPSIAMLSLEYRVSGVGSKIVYYTNDSGINWSEIYLADNYNSVAVNSVAINPTNPQNLFIARGQSPNETYGGLLESNDAGQTWIEKMPGITFDPIIFHPQDSDTIFLGTGIGRRDGSHSENLYRSVDGGDTWSILPITWENGILDNIVTIVINPQDPATMIVLEENEIVVTQDDWQTFDKYVHPIGSPDGYYYGLNASFNPFQQGEVFINSNFYPLLSSDYGASFNQFFNPFFPSNFTEVQEDDSEMHLYYGAQQGLVRKNLLTNEIEATDIVSLDVFSNDAPAFYHIHKSMVGRIYKYKSSFLGSNLSVSNDFGRNYDVLYTNFFDDIRSINQDPINPNIVWASFLNGGTVILDFTDINNVIQTNVILPDANPIRDVYFDEENPNSLFVASGSKVHYSEDYGVSWIEKSNGLPENNTIYDIARSPFNSNEYTIATETGIYKTIDQGENWLQTYQGAYIKKIAYSEYSEKDAVASKMTRQPLFGEAVDAQIIYTTDGGSSWEEVPLEAINHTGALSMSYKFHENSVDVYMATLDLGLTKHTIDLTSLEVSNSFQNTNTFIVYPNPVQDIINVEENGNQVASITIYNSIGQQVMANLTENQIRVEHLESGIYFISIENVNGESFIKRFVKN; translated from the coding sequence TTGAATTACGTTCTTGAGGGTACCCTTGGGTTTATGGTAGAATCTCCTACGAATATTGAAGACAATGGTCTTTATCTTTTAGATATTGAAAGTGGTGATGTCATAAAATACGTTGTACCGATTCCTCTAAATGCCGAAAACATTTTTATGAATTCATATTCGGTTTATAAACAAGATCCATCTATAGCTATGTTGAGTTTGGAATATAGAGTCTCTGGAGTGGGTAGTAAAATAGTATATTATACTAATGATAGTGGTATCAATTGGTCAGAAATATACTTAGCTGATAATTATAATTCTGTGGCCGTAAATAGTGTGGCAATTAACCCGACTAATCCTCAAAACCTATTCATCGCCCGCGGACAAAGTCCTAATGAAACTTATGGAGGTTTATTAGAATCAAATGATGCTGGACAAACTTGGATAGAAAAAATGCCGGGAATTACATTCGACCCTATCATTTTTCACCCGCAAGACAGCGATACAATTTTTTTAGGAACTGGTATAGGCCGACGTGATGGGAGTCATTCAGAAAATTTATATAGATCTGTTGATGGTGGAGATACCTGGAGTATACTTCCAATTACTTGGGAAAACGGTATACTCGATAATATTGTTACTATTGTTATTAATCCTCAAGACCCTGCTACAATGATAGTATTGGAAGAAAACGAAATAGTAGTAACACAGGATGATTGGCAAACTTTTGATAAATACGTACATCCAATTGGTTCTCCAGATGGATACTATTATGGATTAAACGCTTCTTTCAATCCTTTCCAACAAGGAGAAGTTTTTATCAACAGTAACTTTTATCCACTATTATCCTCGGATTATGGTGCCAGTTTTAATCAATTTTTTAATCCTTTTTTTCCCTCAAATTTTACAGAGGTTCAGGAAGATGATTCAGAAATGCATTTGTATTACGGTGCACAGCAAGGTTTAGTTCGGAAGAACCTGTTAACCAACGAAATTGAAGCAACCGATATTGTATCCCTAGATGTTTTTAGCAATGATGCCCCAGCTTTTTATCATATTCATAAATCAATGGTAGGACGAATTTACAAGTATAAATCATCTTTTTTAGGATCAAATTTGAGTGTTAGTAATGATTTTGGTAGAAATTACGATGTGCTGTATACAAATTTCTTCGATGATATAAGAAGTATAAATCAAGATCCTATAAATCCGAATATAGTTTGGGCATCGTTTTTAAATGGAGGTACAGTAATTTTAGATTTCACCGATATAAATAATGTTATCCAAACAAATGTTATTCTTCCTGACGCTAATCCGATAAGGGACGTTTATTTCGATGAAGAGAACCCAAATTCTCTTTTTGTTGCATCGGGATCTAAAGTGCATTATTCTGAAGATTATGGAGTATCTTGGATAGAAAAAAGTAACGGACTTCCGGAAAATAATACGATATATGACATTGCAAGAAGTCCATTTAATTCAAATGAATACACCATCGCAACAGAAACCGGGATATATAAGACAATTGATCAAGGTGAAAATTGGTTACAAACCTATCAGGGAGCTTATATAAAAAAAATTGCATATTCTGAATATAGTGAAAAGGATGCTGTAGCATCTAAAATGACCAGACAACCTTTATTTGGTGAGGCAGTAGATGCACAAATAATTTATACTACCGATGGAGGGTCTTCATGGGAGGAAGTCCCATTAGAGGCTATTAATCATACTGGAGCTCTAAGTATGAGTTATAAATTTCATGAAAATAGTGTGGATGTTTATATGGCAACGCTTGATCTCGGCCTTACCAAACATACAATAGACCTAACCTCTCTAGAGGTTTCAAACTCCTTTCAAAATACAAACACATTTATTGTGTACCCTAATCCAGTACAAGATATTATTAATGTTGAAGAAAACGGAAATCAAGTTGCGTCAATTACTATTTATAACTCTATTGGTCAACAAGTAATGGCTAATCTGACAGAAAATCAAATTAGGGTTGAGCATTTAGAAAGTGGTATTTATTTTATTTCTATTGAAAATGTAAATGGAGAAAGTTTTATAAAACGCTTTGTAAAAAATTAA
- a CDS encoding DUF5777 family beta-barrel protein: protein MKRFLLLILWMPLFVSAQEDLLTEIDTDSITYSGATAVFKGLKIVNFESTKLVAKKELNLVISHRFGSVENGFDSFFGLDDAVTRINFIYGISSGWNIGISRSSYQKIYEGSLKYRLIRQEKNKFPFNIVGYNTVMINTGLDKNNLAKLKFNHRLSYTTQILISRKINSSLSLEIIPTYFHDNYVMIKEQSNSQFAVGIGGRYKLGKRWSLNMDYGIHLNRTSTSSFKNPLSVGIDLETGGHVFQMHFTNAQSMNTNGFLGQATGNWTDGDIYFGFNLSRNF from the coding sequence TTGAAAAGATTTTTACTGCTAATTTTGTGGATGCCGCTTTTTGTCTCTGCACAAGAAGATCTCCTCACCGAAATTGACACCGATTCGATAACATATAGCGGTGCTACCGCTGTGTTTAAGGGTCTTAAAATTGTAAATTTTGAATCCACAAAATTAGTAGCTAAAAAAGAACTCAACCTAGTAATTTCACATAGATTTGGAAGTGTTGAAAATGGTTTTGACAGCTTTTTCGGGCTAGATGACGCAGTAACCAGAATAAATTTTATTTATGGAATTTCAAGTGGCTGGAATATTGGAATTTCACGTAGTTCATATCAAAAAATTTATGAAGGTTCCCTCAAGTACAGGCTGATAAGACAAGAAAAAAATAAATTCCCTTTTAATATTGTTGGATATAACACTGTGATGATTAATACAGGTTTAGACAAAAATAATCTTGCAAAATTGAAATTTAATCATCGATTGTCTTACACAACCCAAATCTTAATTTCACGAAAAATAAATTCCAGTTTATCCTTGGAAATAATACCCACCTATTTTCATGATAATTATGTTATGATTAAAGAACAAAGCAACTCTCAATTTGCAGTTGGAATAGGAGGGCGTTATAAATTGGGAAAACGATGGTCATTAAACATGGACTACGGTATTCATTTAAATCGTACCAGCACTTCGTCTTTTAAAAATCCATTATCTGTTGGTATCGATCTTGAAACAGGAGGTCATGTTTTTCAAATGCATTTTACCAATGCGCAATCTATGAATACAAATGGGTTTTTGGGACAAGCCACCGGAAATTGGACTGATGGGGATATCTATTTCGGTTTTAATTTGAGCAGAAATTTTTAA
- a CDS encoding T9SS type A sorting domain-containing protein → MKTKLLFLVFLGFLTANAQNTYNLDWRMGIGSNVELTIDQGDTVVWTWGDSAPHTVENETGNSVETFNSGVISGMGETYSYTFTEVGDNAYFCGVHGAATMSGVITVREALDIKENSLNSISIYPNPVKTSINLIIPENVDSGYIKIYDILGKQVFSKKFKSNTNVSINIANWSSGSYFLKVVSGENSLTEKFVKN, encoded by the coding sequence ATGAAAACGAAATTATTATTCCTAGTCTTTTTAGGCTTTTTAACTGCTAATGCACAAAATACATATAACTTAGATTGGCGAATGGGCATTGGCAGCAATGTAGAGCTAACAATTGATCAAGGAGACACCGTAGTTTGGACGTGGGGTGATAGCGCACCTCATACTGTGGAAAATGAAACCGGAAATTCTGTCGAAACTTTTAATAGTGGTGTCATTTCCGGAATGGGGGAAACCTACTCCTATACTTTTACCGAAGTTGGCGATAACGCATATTTTTGTGGTGTTCATGGAGCAGCTACAATGTCTGGAGTTATTACCGTTAGAGAGGCCTTGGATATAAAAGAAAATAGCTTAAACTCTATAAGCATATACCCTAATCCAGTTAAAACATCTATAAACTTAATAATCCCTGAAAATGTTGATTCTGGATATATAAAAATATACGATATACTAGGAAAGCAAGTTTTTTCGAAAAAATTTAAATCGAACACTAATGTTTCAATAAATATTGCGAATTGGAGTTCGGGAAGTTATTTCTTGAAAGTTGTTTCAGGTGAAAACTCACTAACTGAGAAGTTCGTTAAAAACTGA
- a CDS encoding tetratricopeptide repeat protein: MFKKQLMLLCLMAATGIVFGQNKNMLLCDNLIKEGVRLLEEGQHAQSLELLLEAESFAKENKWRKQQFLAINNIGANYYSLFDYGEALDNYLEAYTIAIRDLHSKYEMVVLNNIAILYSKEKKFDKSYEYFKKAHSIAIKNKENTKRGLYAVNLGLVANRLGNLNEAKSYFQEAIPLIEGDKNIKQQAIIGFSENLFFSGEYEDAKRRLLSLLPDLKNERKGNLITDVLLLLSRIAYSQNNMSLAAEHAYATLEKSNNVETRLEAFKQLSKIYSKTGKLQLALNMKDSVLFVSNRWNEVKNDRHFETNQVKFDIQNYQNEIYNNKKKMEATKKTFLVLLVTATLIILLIAVALRNTYIQSKQRKIINARNEEVMALELEKEKNEKLLLKERISEAETKTLLERERLKNEIASRNRKLIAKALHLIQRNELLQSIIDDLEQQKNTLKKNESIDTYITKLKGLLDSEKEWRNFIDHFEEVNHGFITTIKKKHPNLNVNDLRFISYIYMKLSNKEIASVFNITYEACRKRKERISKKMNLNNSSNLYNYISSI, from the coding sequence ATGTTTAAAAAACAACTAATGCTTCTATGCTTAATGGCTGCCACTGGAATAGTCTTTGGGCAGAATAAAAATATGTTGTTATGTGATAATCTGATAAAAGAAGGAGTAAGACTTCTAGAAGAAGGTCAACATGCACAATCTCTTGAACTTCTCTTAGAAGCTGAATCATTTGCAAAGGAAAATAAATGGAGAAAACAGCAGTTTTTAGCCATTAATAATATTGGAGCAAATTATTATTCTTTGTTTGATTATGGTGAAGCACTAGATAATTATTTAGAAGCTTATACTATTGCTATTAGAGATCTCCATAGCAAGTATGAAATGGTCGTATTAAATAACATTGCAATTTTGTATTCTAAGGAAAAAAAATTCGATAAATCCTATGAATATTTTAAAAAAGCCCATTCAATTGCAATTAAAAATAAAGAAAATACTAAGAGAGGTTTATATGCTGTAAATCTCGGTCTTGTAGCCAACAGGCTTGGCAATCTAAACGAAGCTAAATCTTATTTTCAAGAGGCAATCCCCTTAATCGAAGGAGATAAAAATATTAAACAACAAGCTATTATCGGATTCTCAGAAAATTTGTTCTTTTCAGGGGAGTACGAAGATGCAAAACGAAGGTTACTCTCACTTTTACCTGACTTAAAAAATGAAAGAAAGGGGAATTTGATAACTGATGTGCTTCTTTTGTTATCAAGAATAGCCTATAGTCAAAATAATATGTCTTTAGCTGCGGAGCATGCATATGCGACTCTGGAGAAGTCAAATAATGTTGAAACTCGTTTAGAAGCATTTAAACAGTTGTCAAAAATATATAGCAAAACAGGTAAACTCCAGCTTGCTCTTAATATGAAAGACTCGGTATTGTTTGTTTCGAATAGGTGGAATGAAGTTAAGAATGATCGGCACTTTGAAACGAATCAAGTTAAGTTTGATATCCAAAACTACCAAAATGAGATATATAATAACAAAAAGAAAATGGAAGCAACCAAAAAGACCTTTCTTGTACTTTTAGTAACAGCCACCCTCATAATTCTATTAATTGCTGTAGCATTACGTAATACATATATTCAAAGCAAACAAAGAAAAATTATTAATGCAAGAAACGAAGAAGTTATGGCATTAGAACTTGAAAAAGAAAAAAATGAAAAACTTTTATTGAAAGAAAGAATAAGTGAAGCGGAAACAAAAACATTATTGGAACGAGAGCGTCTTAAAAATGAAATAGCTTCTCGTAATAGAAAACTTATTGCAAAGGCACTTCATTTAATCCAGCGAAATGAATTACTCCAATCAATTATTGATGATTTAGAACAACAAAAAAATACATTGAAAAAAAATGAAAGCATAGATACTTACATCACAAAATTAAAAGGTTTGTTAGATTCTGAGAAAGAGTGGAGAAATTTCATTGATCATTTTGAAGAAGTGAATCACGGATTTATTACCACCATCAAAAAGAAGCATCCTAACTTAAATGTGAATGACCTCCGATTTATCAGCTATATATATATGAAATTATCAAATAAAGAAATAGCTTCTGTTTTTAACATTACTTACGAAGCTTGCAGAAAACGTAAAGAACGTATTTCTAAAAAGATGAACTTAAATAACAGCTCTAATTTATACAATTATATATCAAGCATTTAA